The Candidatus Polarisedimenticolia bacterium genome contains the following window.
GGAGCGCATCGCGTCGGTCTCCTACGATCTGGTGCGCAACCGCGACCCGGAGCTGGCCAGCGGCGTCCGGGGCGCCCTCAAAGCGGATGTGGAGTCCTCGGGCATCCGGCTCGGCGCGCTGCGGATCTTCGAAGTGGCCGCGGTCGGGGAAGCCTCCGGGGAGATCCTGAAGGTCCCTGCGCAGCCGCTGGCGAAGAAGGTGGTGCTCGTCGGTCTGGACTCCTTCGACTGGCGCATCGCCGATCCCCTGCTCAGGCAGGGGAAGATGCCGAACCTCGCGGCGCTCATCGCCCGCGGCACGCGCGCCAATCTGCGCACCTTGAGGCCCATCCTCTCGCCGGTCATCTGGACCAGCATCGCCACCGGCGTGAAGCCGTCGCGCCACGGCATCGTCGATTTCGTCGTGACTTCGCGCGACACCGGGGCCCTCGTGCCGGTCACCAGCGCCATGCGCCAGGTGCCGGCGCTCTGGACGTTGCTGAGCCGCCAGGGGCTGGAGGTCAGCGTGGTCGCCTGGTGGGCCACCTGGCCCGCGGAGACGGTGCGCGGCAGCGTCGTCACCGACCGCGTCGCCTTTCAGCTCTTCGAAGACTCGATCAAGCAGGACTGGCGCAGCACCGATCCGGAGAAGAACAAGGGGAAGACCTACCCGCCGGAGCTGTTCGACGCGGTGCGCGACAAGATCCGGGTGCCGGCCGAGGTCACCGATGAGCAGGTGGCCTGGTTCCTGCCGGGGGGCCGCTTCCCGGCGAATCTGACGGCGCCGCAGGCCGATCTCCTGAACCGCTTCCGCACCGTCATCGCCGCCGGAGAGACCTACCATGCGGTCGCCCTGGATCGGCTGCGCCGTCAGGACGCTGCCCTGCGGATGTTCTACTACGAGGGGCCCGACACCACCTCGCACCTCTTCATGAAGTACCGGCCGCCGCTGCTGGCAGGGACTTCGCGCCAGGAGATGGAGCTGTTCGGCGGAATCATCGATCGCTACTACGAGCGCCAGGACCGCTTCCTTGGCGAGATTGTGGAGGCGGCCGGCAGCGACTGCGATTTCCTGGTGGTCTCCGACCATGGCTTCAAGTCGGACAACAACCGTCCGCCGAATTCCGATTCGACCATCGAGGCGGGGAAGGCGGCCGACTGGCACACGCCGGTCGGGGTGTTCGTCGCCGCCGGTCCGGACTTCAAGGCAGCCTCCGAGCTGGGCGCCGCCTCCGTCCTGGACGTGGCGCCGACGGTGCTGACCCTGTTCGGGATGCCGGTGGCGCGCGACATGGACGGACAGCCACTCTCGGAGGCCTTCAAAGCGGACTTCCTCACCGCCCATCCGGTGGCCTGGATCGACTCCTACGGCGGTGTGCGCCAGCAGGAGGCGGAATCGGCGGCGGTCGCCTCGGCGGGCGATGCCGCGATGATCGAGAAGCTGCGCTCGCTCGGCTACATCGGCGAGGAGCGCCTGACGGCGACCAACAACCGCGGCATCCTGGCGCTGGAAGACGGCGACGTCGACTCCGCGATCGGCAGCTTCGAGAAAGCGCTGGGCTCCGGTGGGGAGATCGAGGAGATGGCGCTGACCAACCTGGCGCGCGCCTGGCTGGTGCGCGGCGACCTGGTCAAGGCCCGGGAATATGCCGAGAAGGCGATCGCCACGGGATCCGGCAACAAGGTCGCAATGACCATCCTTTCCGGTATCCAGGTCAAGGAGGGGGACACGGCGGGCGCCGAGAAGAGCCTGCGCGCGGCGCTGGACATCGATCCGACCCTCGTCCTGGCCCATTCCAAGCTCGGCGAGCTGTACCAGAAGCAGGGAAACCTGGACGCCGCGCTGGCGGAGTTCCACAAGGTGATCGACATTGCCCCGCTCAGCCCCATCGAGTTCAACAACATCGGCAACATCCATCGCAAGCGCGGCGAGCTGGACCAGGCGATGGAGGCTTACCGTGATGCGCTGCGCTGCGATGCCCAGTACATCGGCGCCTACAACAATCTGGGGCTCTGCCTGCAGGAGAAAGGGAAGCTGGACGAGGCGGAGGCGCTGTACTCCAAGGCGCTGGCGATCCGCCCCGAGAACCCGATCCTGCGCAACAGCCTGGGCACGCTGCGCGCTCTCAAGGGGGACAAGGAAGGGGCGATTGCCGAATTCGACCGGGCGACGAAGGCCGATCCCGACTGGCCGGTGGCGCAGGGAAACCTTGCCACGCTCCTGTTCGAGACCGGCAAGCTGGATCAGGCCCGCCCCGCGTTCGAGCGCTGGGCCAAAGCCGAGCCGAAATCGACCGAGCCGGTCCTCGGGCTGGGTCTGCTCAGCCTGATGCAGAAGCGCCGTGAGGAGGCGGTCGGCTACTTCCAGCAGGCGCTTTCCCTGGACCCCGGCAGCTTCCGGGCCCACGTGGCCCTGGGAGAGATTCTCCTGAAGGAAGGAAAGCTGGACCAGGCGCAATCTCACCTGGAGAGCGCCGCCCGCATCGAGCCCGACAGCGCGCGCGTCTACGGCTCGCTGGGAAGGATCTACATGCAGCGTGGCCGCAAGCAGGAGGCCGTTCAGGCCTTCCGCCACTCGCTCCGCCTGCAGCCCGATCAGCAGGAGATCAGGTCCCTCCTCTCGGGCCTGGGCGGCTGATACCTCATCTCACAAAAAACTCGAATACATTCCCGCAATTCAGGGCCAAGTCCTGCCCGCTGAGGCAATTCGCTTCGCCGTGGCCCTTGCCGGCGCCACCCGGCGACCTATATTCACCGGATGGGAATCTCCGTCGATACCGGGAGCTTCCGGCTGCAAGGGTGGCGCATCGCGCTGTTCGCCACGGTCGCCTTCACCGTGATGACCAGTTTTTTCTCGTCGCGGACAGGGGCCGGCACCTGGTGGATTCTCGACCTGGCCGCCGCCGTGGGGGGAGGCTTCATGGTTCGCAGCGGCTTCCGGCAGCTCCGCAAGAAGAACATGATCGAGAACGTTCCCACCTCGGCGATCCGGTCGGTTGCGATGGGGCTCGCGGAGATCCATGGAATGGCCTGTGCCGAGGCGGCGCTGTCGGCCCCGTTGTCGGGGGAGCGCTGCCACTACTTCCGGTACCGGGTGGAAGAAGAACGGACCCGCAGCAAAGGGGGCAAGGAGTGGGTGACGGTCGATCACGGGACATCGAACGTGCCGTTCCCGCTCGAGGATTCCACCGGGAAGATACAGGTCGACCCGCAAGGCGCCGACGTCAGCCTGCAGCGCGACTATCGCCGGGTCGACGCAGGCGAGGGATGGTTCGGTCGACGCAAGCGCTACTCCGAGTGGCGCATCGATCCACGCGACCGCCTCTACGTTCTCGGGACGGTGTCGAAGCAGGGCGATTCCGTGGAGACGCGGGGCGCCGGGCTGAGCGACCGGCTCCGCCGGCTCAAGCGCGACCCGGCCGCGGTGAAACGCTTCGATCTCGACGACAGCGGTGCGCTGGATGAGCAGGAATGGGCCGGGGCGGTGGCCGTGACGAAGCAGGAGCTGCTGCAGGAGGAGACGGCGAAGCAGGCCGGCAATCCGCAGGCGGGCCTGTTCATTGGAGCGGGCGACACCGAGTCCACCTTCATGATCTCGGATCGCGACGAGACGAGCATCACCCTGCGGCTCGCCTGGAAGGCGATCGCGGGCGTGGGGCTCGGCGGTGCAGTCCTGCTGGGGATGTCGGTCTCGATCCTGGGGCGCTTCGGAATCCTGCGGGGAGGCTGGAGCTTCCCCTGGGCGGTATTCTTCGGATAGGAGGAGACGATGGCGATCGTCATGCTGATCGGCTTTGGGATCCTGGTCGTGATCACGGCGGGATACCTCGCCGGCATCTACAACCAGCTCGTGCAGATCAAGGTGAACGTCGACAAGTCGTGGGCCAACATCGAGGTGCTGGAGAAGCAGCGCTACGACGAGATCCCGAAGCTGGTGAAGGTGTGCGAGGGATACATGCAGTACGAGCGCGGCACGCTCGAGAAGGTGATCGCGGCCCGCAGCAGCTTCCTGCAGGCCAGAGGGCCTGGGGAGATGGCCCAGGCGGGCACCGAGATGGCGGGGGCGCTGAAGAGCCTGTTCGCGCTGGCCGAGGCCTATCCGGACCTCAAGGCGAACCAGAGCTTCACGCAGCTGCAGCAGCGGGTCAGCGCGCTGGAGAACGAGATCGCCGATCGCCGCGAGTTCTATAACGAGTCGGTGACCATCAACAACGCGCGCATCCAGCAGGTTCCCTACGTCTTCCTGGCGGGAGCGCTTTCGATGTCGCAGCGCGAGATGTACAAGATCGCTCCCACCGAGAAGGTGTCGCCGGAGATCAAGTTCGCGATGCCGGCGGCCTGAACCCCAAAAAAGGGGGCGGCCGTCGCCGGCCGCCCTCTAGTTTTGAGCGAGCTGCAGAGTTCCGCTATTTGCCCCCGCCGAACTTGAAAGCCACTCCGGCGTGCAGCGAGTTGAAGGCGATGCTGTCGCGGCCGCGATTGTCGGCGGGCCCGATGGCGAAGTGGCCCCCTTCGTTCTGGGGTATGGGGTCGGTCACCAGCCCGTCCCAGTTGGACATCGCATAGCCGACCCAGAAGTCGAGGGCCCCGTAGCTCCAGACCGCTTTCAGATCGTAGTCGCGGATCTCGCCCCGGATGTTGTCATCCGATCCCGTGAACTCGTCGTCTGCCGGGCCGCTCTGGGCGAAGCTCTGGAAGGAGTTGCCTTCCGTGTCAGCCATCAGGAACGACCAGGTGGCGCTTCCCGCCATACCGAAATGCTCGGTGAAGCCCCATTTCACCTTGGCGCCCAGCTTGAAGCCCAGTGCGTCGGACTCGAAGTGCTTCCCCTGGCGGTAATAGTTGCCGTAGTTGTCGGCCCCCTCGAAGGTCTGGTCCTCCTCGTAGGAAGCGACCCGCAGCCCCGCCAGCCAGCCGATCGTGACTTTCTTGCCCGGCTCGAAGGAGCGGATGTAGTCGATGTCGATCGTGTCGGCCTGGACCTTTCCGGTCGTGCTGAAAGTGACGCCCGCCGGATTGTAGATGTACATGCCGCCGGAGTTGCCGTAGCCGAAGATGGTCGGATAAACCCCGCCGAGCAGGGTGTTCTCCTCCTTATCCTCGTTGTCGAAGCCCCACCACGAGACCTGCAGCTTGCCCATCTCGCCGAAGCCGTAGCCGAAGGTGATCTTCGCGGTGAAGTCGGAGTCGTTGTCGAGGACGAGACGATCCATCGTGGTCGTCGTGCCGAAAACGACGTGGTTGGCATAGTGCTGATCGAGGCTGGTGGGCTGGGTCATGCCCAAATCGAGCGCGACGTAGAAACCCTTGAAATCGGTATCGTCGGCCAGAGCTGGAGACAGGCCGAAAGAGAGGGTGAGGAGCCCGACGGCGAGCCACAGGACGCGGCCGGCCGGGACCCCGGTGCGAATCTTCATTCAGTGGTCTCCCTTGGTTGGTTCACATAGGAATTGGATCGGAAAACCTACGGAACGCGGCTGGGGTTTCTGCAACCACCTCCTTTCCGGCGAAGCGAAGCGTCGAAAGCTTTGCGGGTTATCAGGGAGAGGTGAAGCGCTGCCGGCCGAAGCGCCAGAGCAGGCCCACCTCGAAGCTCGAGAAGGATAAGGAATCGTCGACGGAGCTCTCGCCGACCCCTTGGAACCCTACGGCCGGGACTTGATCGCGTGGGAAGCCGTTCCACTGGGAGTTCGTCAGCCCCAGGGAGATGTCGACCGGGCCGGCCGACCAGACGCCGCGCAGCTCCAGGTCCAGGATGCTGCCGCTGAAGTTGTCGTCTTTTCCGGAGCGCGACTCACTGAGCCCGAGCTCGACAATCCTCTGGCTGGCTTTGCCTTCCGAGGTCCCGATGAGGGACGAATAGGCCATTCCGGCACGCAGGCTGAAGTGCTGGCTCAGATGAAAATCTCCCGCCGCGCCCACCCGGATGCCGATGGCGTCGACGTCCAGGCTCTTGTCCTGAAGGTAGGTGTAGTAGCCGTCGAAGCCCTCGAAAGACTGTTCCTGCTCGTAGCTGGCCGTACGCAATCCCGCGAGCCATTTGAGACCGAAATGCTCGGTGATCTCGAGGGTGTCGGCGTAATCCAGATCCCAGGTGGAGGCTTTGATGTTGAAAGTTCCGGCGAAGCTCACCGGCAGCGTCGAGTCGCAACCGCCGGAGCTCTGGTTGCACAGGTAGAAAGAGCCGTAATAACCGTAGCCGAAAAGCTGTGGGTAGACGGTGCCGGTCTGGGTGAAGTTCTCCGCATCGTCGTTCTCGAAGGTCCAATACGAGACCTGGATGCGGCCATGGTTCGGGCCGAACGCATAACCCAGCCCGGCGCCCCATGCCAGGTCGGCGTCGTGCTCGAGTGAGATGCGCTCCGACCGGGGGGCTGAGACGAGGGCGAGAGGCTGATCCACTCCGGTAGGCTGCGCCAGCGCCAGATCCAGCGCCAGCAGCCAGCCGCGCGCATCCTCGGCGTGCGACGCTCCCGTGAACAGGAAAAACAAGGAAAGACAAAGCCATGCGTGGCGCATGGCGCTCGAGCGGCAACGTTTTTTCGCTTGGGTGGTCACGCACACTCCTTCCGGAACGGACCTCCCCCGTCGGGGGCGCCCTTTAATAATCCGAGCCCACGGGGGAAGTCAAGTCTGATCTTGGATTTGGCCAGCTAACCCCGCCTGCGGGAAGCTCGCGAGGAGGAGCGGAAGCCTGCGGGAGAATATCCGGCCGGGCGTAGAAGAGCCCGGCCGGCATTTCAGCGGAAGTCGTAGCGGACCAGGAACCCGACGATCTGGTTGGTGTAGTCGAGGAAATCGAGGCCCAGGTAGACTGCCTCAGAGGAGCCGGGATCGTTGCCCGGGTCCCCCATGTAGGGGTCGTTGAAATCGGAGGCGAAGTTGTCCTCGTCCCACTTCTCGTACCAGTAGCGGAACATGACGTCGAGGTTCTTGCGCACCGAGCAGGTCAGCCCGAGCTGGGCGATCGCCAGGGTGGTCTTCACCTCGGGGAACTGGGTCAGGGTGGTGTCGCCCGAAGCCGCGCCGCCCGGGACGAAATCGGTGTGGATCAGGTCCGTTCCGCGCGACCAGGAGAGATCGCCGTTCAGCTGCCACTTGCGGCTCTCGGAGAAGAAGGTCTGGAACGAGACGTTGGCGGTCTGGTATTTGTCGGTGGTGTCGGAAGACCAGTCGTCCAGGGGATTGTCGGTGCCGATGCCGCCGGTGACGTTGCGGTAGCGGCTGGCCAGGGCGTACTCCCGGTTCTCCCAGGTGTAATCCCCCGAAACGCTCCAGCGATTGTTGGGCACGAAGCTCGCGCCCACCGAATAAGTCTTGATCTCGTCGTCGATGCGGCCGGCGAGGAGGATGTCGTAGGTCTCGGGGATCGTGTCGAAATCCCGATCTTCCTGGATGGTGATGTGGTCGCCGATCTTCTTCCCCGTGTTCGGGTCGAAGAACTCGTCCTTGGTCACCGTCGCCTCGGCGAACAGGCTGACGGTCGGGCTCAAGGCCAGGTCGAGGAGCAGCGCCCCGTAGTCGCGGTCGCGATCGGTCCAGATGAACTTCCGCTCCCCTTCGTTCGCGGCGGCGATGTTGGCCTCGCCGATCGGGAAAGAGGCCTCTTCGAAGTATTCGGCGTTGTATTCGTCCGCCCGGCGCTCCTGGTGCCGGGCCGTGACCCGGATGGTGAGCATGTCGTTGACGTCGAAATCGAGCGCCGCCTTCAGCGTGTCCTCGTCCGATTCGGTCACCGCGGCGATGTTGCGGTCCATTCCCTCGCGATCGTAGGCGACGATGATGTCCATCCAGCTCGTGGGACGGAAGCCGAGGGAGGCCCCCAGGTTGGTCTTCTCGTAATCGAAAGGCACACTTTGCCGGGCGAGACGGTTCGTGGTGGCCCCGCAGGCGTTGGCGTTGCCGCACATGGTGAACTGGTAGTCGGTGGCGACGTAATCGTCGAAAACCAGGCTGTGCGTCTTGTTATCGTAGTTGTAATCGCGGAACCAGGCGGCGTAGCGAAACCAGGAAAGCGGCCGCCCCGAGACGTCGACCGACCCGAGGTTCATCTCGTACTTGCCGTCGAGGCTGTTGGCGGGCAGCGGCGCCGCGGTCGCCAGGAGAAGCGAGTTGCTTGTCTTGGCAAGGAACGGGTCGTCCTGGGTCGTGGTGCTCTGGTAGTAGGTGGCGTTGATCCGGCTGTGGCCGGCGAAGCTGGCGCCACCGTAAAGCCTCCAGGCGAACAGGTCGCTGTTGCTCCAGGGAGACATGCGCATGAAGGCAGGGTTGGCGGTATTGGCGTTGACGGGCACTTCGGTCAGGAACTGCTGATCGTCCCAGGTGACCGAGGTCGTGCCGGTGGTGAACTCGGAGGCGATGACGGCTCCCCCCACGTTGAAGTGGGGTGCCACGTATTCCGCCCCTACCCGCGCCTCGTCGGTCTTGAACTCGAGGGGTGCCGCGACCTCGGCGGGATCGAGGGCGAAGTACATGCCGAGGGACTGCGGAAAGAAGCCTCCCCGTCGCTCCCGCTGCCCCCCCAGGTCCACGATCCAGTTCCGCGTAGGGGTGAAGTTGAAGTTGAAGGCGGCCACCTGCCGCTGCCACCCCACCTGCGTGTCCTGCGCGTTCTGCTGGATGGCGCTCTTGATCAGCGCTCCCTTGGTACCGGCGTCCCACTCGCCGTCGGCGGGCGCGGTGTCGACGCTGTTGGGCGCCGCCTGCACCGCGCTCTGCAAGGCGTCATCGAGCGTGAAGATGGCCCCTTCCTGCCGGGCATAGAGCTGCTTGGCGCGATCGGACCAGCGCCGCGGGTTCTCGGTCCAGGCGAAGGAGAACTTCCAGAGGTCCTGCTTGCCGGTATCGAAGAAGATGCGCTGATCGAGCTGCGAGACGTCGCGCGCCGCCAGATCGAAGTAGTAGCCGGCCTTCGGCTCCCAGCTGAACTGCAGGAACTCCAGAACGAAGCCGTTGGGGACTTCGCGATATTCGTTGAACTTCGCCGAGTTGTTGGGGTCCTCCTGGAGGTACCACTCCGGGCCCCCCACGACCTCCCCGCTCACCTGGGCGTCCTCAGGCGGGGGGGTCTCCTCCGGCGTCACCGGCTTGGGAGGCTCGGACTGCGCGGCGGCGGGAATCATCGAGGCGACGAGCACCGCCGGGAGGATGGCAACCAGCCAGGCCCGCTTCGGGAATGTCTTCATGGCTTCCTCCTACCGCATGAACCGGACGCCGGACGGATGGTTGGAGCCATGAATCTGCGAATGGCAGTTCATGCACCCCTTGTCGAACATCCGGCTGTTCGGAAAGAACTCGGGCGCCGAGCTGGCGTCGGAGTAAGGCTGCGTCGGATGGCGGGTCTCGTCGTGGCACTGCTGGCAGAGTCGCGGCAGCTTGGCGACCAGCAGCCGCGGATGGAGCGAGCCGTGCGGGTCGTGGCAGTTGGCGCAGTTCTCCTTCACCGGCGGGTGCTCCCAGAGGAACGGGGCCCGCTTCTCGGCGTGGCAGGAGAAGCAGTTCTCGACCACCGAGTTCTGGCGCAGCATGGACGGGCCCGGCCCGCCGTGCACGTTGTGGCAGGACGAGCAGGTCATCTGCTTCTCGCGCAGCGGCATGTGGGCCGAGCGCATGAGCGACGCCTTGCGCCGCAGGTGGCAGCTGGTGCAGGTGTCGAACTCGGTGGCCTTGGCGAACAGGAAGGGCGCCGGCTCCCCCTGCTGGTGGATCTTGTGGCAGTTCAGGCAGGACAAATTGCGCGTCTCGTGCGGGCTCCCGAGCCAGCGGGTGTGTTCTTCGCCGCGCCCGTGGCAGGTGAGGCAGACGGCGTTCAGCTCCGTGGCGGAGAGCTTTCCGGGATTGCGGATGTCCTTCTTGTCGCCCGACTCCATGTGGGCCGTGCCGGAGCCGTGGCAGGTCTCGCAGGCATGGTGCCCGTCCCAGTCGGCGATCCCCGTCTTGCCGTGCGGGTTGAGCTTGAAGTTCTTCGCCTGGTCTTCGTGGCAGGCCCCGCAATCCGCCATCTCCGCCTTGACCGTGGGCGGCGGCGCCGCCGCCGTGCCTTCCTGTCCCTTGCTCGGGGATGACGAGACGGCCACGATGCCCAGGAGGATCAGGGGCACGCCAGCCAAGTCTAACCATCGGCACATGCGCATCGCTCGGCTCCTCACAGCTTGCCGGATAGAGAGGGTGACTTGGGTTGGATGGAACAGCTTGAATTGTGCGTCAAGGCCCTGCCGATCGCCGGAATCGAGCGGTTGGGACGAGACTGAACAGACAACTGCAACGAATGAGCGTCTGTTGTGACCTTGCTTCCTGCAAACCCTGGGGGAAAGAGCGGGGTGAATCCTAGGATCGGAACGTGAAGCTTGTCAAACGATTTCTTGTGAGGAGTGAGGAAGGCTCGAAGAGAGATCAGCGGCTTCCCGCCTTCCCCACGGCACTTTTCCGCGCTCCTTCCTCTCTCCTCCAGCAAAATCTTCGCTTCCCGCACGCCTGATTTGAGTCCCGGATGAGGATCAAAACCCTTGCGGGAGCAATCCGCCTGTCACGAAATCAGGATCTCGCGGCCCATGACGCGGCGCATCGTCTCGGAGGCGAAGATCCGATCGTGGCGCGCGATGTCGGCCAGGCTGATCACCCCGATCGGGTGGCCGGCCGTGTCCTGCACCAGGATGCGGGACTTGCGATTGTTCGCCATCAGCCCCTCGACGTGCCGGAGATCATCGTCGATGCGGCACGAAAGCACCTGGTGCGTCATGACTTCGGTCACCGGAGTGCGCCTGGCATCGATCCCGACCGCGCAGGCGCGCAGCGCGAGATCCCGATCGGTCACGACCCCCACGGTCACCCCTTCAGCGTCGCAGACCGGCAGAAATCCGACGTTGGCATCGCGCATCTTCAGGGCCACGATCTGGATGGTGTCGTTTACCTTG
Protein-coding sequences here:
- a CDS encoding Lpg1974 family pore-forming outer membrane protein, producing MRHAWLCLSLFFLFTGASHAEDARGWLLALDLALAQPTGVDQPLALVSAPRSERISLEHDADLAWGAGLGYAFGPNHGRIQVSYWTFENDDAENFTQTGTVYPQLFGYGYYGSFYLCNQSSGGCDSTLPVSFAGTFNIKASTWDLDYADTLEITEHFGLKWLAGLRTASYEQEQSFEGFDGYYTYLQDKSLDVDAIGIRVGAAGDFHLSQHFSLRAGMAYSSLIGTSEGKASQRIVELGLSESRSGKDDNFSGSILDLELRGVWSAGPVDISLGLTNSQWNGFPRDQVPAVGFQGVGESSVDDSLSFSSFEVGLLWRFGRQRFTSP
- a CDS encoding LemA family protein; protein product: MAIVMLIGFGILVVITAGYLAGIYNQLVQIKVNVDKSWANIEVLEKQRYDEIPKLVKVCEGYMQYERGTLEKVIAARSSFLQARGPGEMAQAGTEMAGALKSLFALAEAYPDLKANQSFTQLQQRVSALENEIADRREFYNESVTINNARIQQVPYVFLAGALSMSQREMYKIAPTEKVSPEIKFAMPAA
- a CDS encoding tetratricopeptide repeat protein, whose translation is MSRSRIILVAVLALGAAYLAASFRHFEEKPCFRVVDAPLLGSASRLVQPGWRFVPRFLGRVSEYPTGEVKLRDDLTGAAAARSREGAKVDVEAELTYSIPPEGVLALHREHGPRFETEWLSEKLRSRTAERIASVSYDLVRNRDPELASGVRGALKADVESSGIRLGALRIFEVAAVGEASGEILKVPAQPLAKKVVLVGLDSFDWRIADPLLRQGKMPNLAALIARGTRANLRTLRPILSPVIWTSIATGVKPSRHGIVDFVVTSRDTGALVPVTSAMRQVPALWTLLSRQGLEVSVVAWWATWPAETVRGSVVTDRVAFQLFEDSIKQDWRSTDPEKNKGKTYPPELFDAVRDKIRVPAEVTDEQVAWFLPGGRFPANLTAPQADLLNRFRTVIAAGETYHAVALDRLRRQDAALRMFYYEGPDTTSHLFMKYRPPLLAGTSRQEMELFGGIIDRYYERQDRFLGEIVEAAGSDCDFLVVSDHGFKSDNNRPPNSDSTIEAGKAADWHTPVGVFVAAGPDFKAASELGAASVLDVAPTVLTLFGMPVARDMDGQPLSEAFKADFLTAHPVAWIDSYGGVRQQEAESAAVASAGDAAMIEKLRSLGYIGEERLTATNNRGILALEDGDVDSAIGSFEKALGSGGEIEEMALTNLARAWLVRGDLVKAREYAEKAIATGSGNKVAMTILSGIQVKEGDTAGAEKSLRAALDIDPTLVLAHSKLGELYQKQGNLDAALAEFHKVIDIAPLSPIEFNNIGNIHRKRGELDQAMEAYRDALRCDAQYIGAYNNLGLCLQEKGKLDEAEALYSKALAIRPENPILRNSLGTLRALKGDKEGAIAEFDRATKADPDWPVAQGNLATLLFETGKLDQARPAFERWAKAEPKSTEPVLGLGLLSLMQKRREEAVGYFQQALSLDPGSFRAHVALGEILLKEGKLDQAQSHLESAARIEPDSARVYGSLGRIYMQRGRKQEAVQAFRHSLRLQPDQQEIRSLLSGLGG
- a CDS encoding CBS domain-containing protein; this encodes MRCQQILSREIVFCKVNDTIQIVALKMRDANVGFLPVCDAEGVTVGVVTDRDLALRACAVGIDARRTPVTEVMTHQVLSCRIDDDLRHVEGLMANNRKSRILVQDTAGHPIGVISLADIARHDRIFASETMRRVMGREILIS
- a CDS encoding Lpg1974 family pore-forming outer membrane protein — its product is MKIRTGVPAGRVLWLAVGLLTLSFGLSPALADDTDFKGFYVALDLGMTQPTSLDQHYANHVVFGTTTTMDRLVLDNDSDFTAKITFGYGFGEMGKLQVSWWGFDNEDKEENTLLGGVYPTIFGYGNSGGMYIYNPAGVTFSTTGKVQADTIDIDYIRSFEPGKKVTIGWLAGLRVASYEEDQTFEGADNYGNYYRQGKHFESDALGFKLGAKVKWGFTEHFGMAGSATWSFLMADTEGNSFQSFAQSGPADDEFTGSDDNIRGEIRDYDLKAVWSYGALDFWVGYAMSNWDGLVTDPIPQNEGGHFAIGPADNRGRDSIAFNSLHAGVAFKFGGGK
- a CDS encoding GIDE domain-containing protein — protein: MGISVDTGSFRLQGWRIALFATVAFTVMTSFFSSRTGAGTWWILDLAAAVGGGFMVRSGFRQLRKKNMIENVPTSAIRSVAMGLAEIHGMACAEAALSAPLSGERCHYFRYRVEEERTRSKGGKEWVTVDHGTSNVPFPLEDSTGKIQVDPQGADVSLQRDYRRVDAGEGWFGRRKRYSEWRIDPRDRLYVLGTVSKQGDSVETRGAGLSDRLRRLKRDPAAVKRFDLDDSGALDEQEWAGAVAVTKQELLQEETAKQAGNPQAGLFIGAGDTESTFMISDRDETSITLRLAWKAIAGVGLGGAVLLGMSVSILGRFGILRGGWSFPWAVFFG
- a CDS encoding DmsE family decaheme c-type cytochrome gives rise to the protein MPLILLGIVAVSSSPSKGQEGTAAAPPPTVKAEMADCGACHEDQAKNFKLNPHGKTGIADWDGHHACETCHGSGTAHMESGDKKDIRNPGKLSATELNAVCLTCHGRGEEHTRWLGSPHETRNLSCLNCHKIHQQGEPAPFLFAKATEFDTCTSCHLRRKASLMRSAHMPLREKQMTCSSCHNVHGGPGPSMLRQNSVVENCFSCHAEKRAPFLWEHPPVKENCANCHDPHGSLHPRLLVAKLPRLCQQCHDETRHPTQPYSDASSAPEFFPNSRMFDKGCMNCHSQIHGSNHPSGVRFMR
- a CDS encoding MtrB/PioB family outer membrane beta-barrel protein, yielding MKTFPKRAWLVAILPAVLVASMIPAAAQSEPPKPVTPEETPPPEDAQVSGEVVGGPEWYLQEDPNNSAKFNEYREVPNGFVLEFLQFSWEPKAGYYFDLAARDVSQLDQRIFFDTGKQDLWKFSFAWTENPRRWSDRAKQLYARQEGAIFTLDDALQSAVQAAPNSVDTAPADGEWDAGTKGALIKSAIQQNAQDTQVGWQRQVAAFNFNFTPTRNWIVDLGGQRERRGGFFPQSLGMYFALDPAEVAAPLEFKTDEARVGAEYVAPHFNVGGAVIASEFTTGTTSVTWDDQQFLTEVPVNANTANPAFMRMSPWSNSDLFAWRLYGGASFAGHSRINATYYQSTTTQDDPFLAKTSNSLLLATAAPLPANSLDGKYEMNLGSVDVSGRPLSWFRYAAWFRDYNYDNKTHSLVFDDYVATDYQFTMCGNANACGATTNRLARQSVPFDYEKTNLGASLGFRPTSWMDIIVAYDREGMDRNIAAVTESDEDTLKAALDFDVNDMLTIRVTARHQERRADEYNAEYFEEASFPIGEANIAAANEGERKFIWTDRDRDYGALLLDLALSPTVSLFAEATVTKDEFFDPNTGKKIGDHITIQEDRDFDTIPETYDILLAGRIDDEIKTYSVGASFVPNNRWSVSGDYTWENREYALASRYRNVTGGIGTDNPLDDWSSDTTDKYQTANVSFQTFFSESRKWQLNGDLSWSRGTDLIHTDFVPGGAASGDTTLTQFPEVKTTLAIAQLGLTCSVRKNLDVMFRYWYEKWDEDNFASDFNDPYMGDPGNDPGSSEAVYLGLDFLDYTNQIVGFLVRYDFR